In one Dermatophilaceae bacterium Sec6.4 genomic region, the following are encoded:
- the cydC gene encoding thiol reductant ABC exporter subunit CydC produces MAKPFNPRLLRQVPQARRPVAALGALGVLSGVVAISQAIAVAHFVVALVERRSLTGWAITVLVLLTLRGLLSAASEVTAAWAGTRVAGLLRRRVLTAWLSRPIDQSPSATTMLTRSTQGADSVEPYVARYLPALVSAAVVPPMALVAMIWTDWVTALIVVLTVPLLPFFAALIGMHTRDETNDRWAESHRLAGHFIDVMRGLPTLVNYQRADAQVGVVADVGDRHRRATVRTLRTAFLSSAALELLATISVAIVAVFVGLRLTYGTISLTVALTAILLAPEAYWPIRRVGQEFHSAADGVEAIDNLLDESASMPTSDASMTACCAVIDLSYTYPGTASSVLRNVTFALPTRGITAITGPSGCGKTTLLELLAGQRTPTAGDVSVPSSHLVTQRPFVTPGSLRENLGTAALPDGIDWLPQPLHDLPDGLDTRLGDDGYGLSAGQRALLALTRAQLSDAPLTLLDEPTAHLDADSARNVYAMIRELGADRAVVLVTHDPDLMAIADQRVDLPHHDADFPAHRKVAEPSKVSVISTPLTDMPTSRWKKRGLLRPAPGVLRASFIGGLAATCGVALTATSGWLIVQASTRPVVLTLLTSIVAVRAFGIGRPIFRYVERIRSHDAALHMLARRRTDLFATLIPLTPARLGRRRRADLLGAVVRDIDDEVDVQVRAIVPLLAATMTCAIATIAAAVLYPPAALIVLAIATIAGLIGALDWALERSGQHESLHARATVAYGATSISLNNSGLQAIRGGDAELRRLDIAHLALERAVRHQARGRAAGLALSFLLTAAAAIGMAVLLRAPLADGDIAAPFAALLVLGPIALTDILGSIPDAVGALARGQAARRRLDVITGQTPAVHDNGRQIVISTPAALELSGITASWTDGPPQINGVDLRVEPGEHLAITGPNGVGKSTVLAVLARHLDPSDGRYEVGGRDALGYSPEAVRRHIAVVDDEPHLFAGSVRANLLLAQPDATDTQVATALVDAGLGRWLAGLPDGLDTSLGSDARGVSGGERTRIAIARAVLAERRVILLDEPVAHLDHPTAAAVMRDLHAATRDAAVIVVSHQQIGTQGCDRVIELQQITTERDESNACERPSRAR; encoded by the coding sequence ATGGCCAAGCCGTTCAACCCGCGCCTGTTGCGTCAGGTGCCGCAAGCACGGCGTCCCGTGGCGGCGCTCGGCGCACTCGGGGTGCTCAGCGGCGTTGTCGCAATCTCCCAGGCGATCGCCGTCGCGCACTTCGTGGTGGCGCTCGTCGAGCGACGCTCACTCACCGGATGGGCGATTACCGTGTTGGTGCTGCTCACCCTGCGTGGGCTGTTGTCCGCGGCGAGCGAGGTCACCGCCGCGTGGGCAGGCACGCGGGTGGCGGGGCTGCTGCGCCGCCGGGTGCTGACCGCCTGGTTGAGCCGTCCGATCGATCAGTCTCCCTCCGCGACAACGATGCTGACACGGTCGACCCAGGGCGCCGACAGCGTTGAGCCGTATGTCGCGCGCTACCTCCCGGCCCTGGTCAGCGCTGCTGTCGTGCCGCCGATGGCGCTGGTGGCGATGATCTGGACCGACTGGGTGACGGCGTTGATCGTGGTGCTCACCGTGCCACTGCTGCCGTTCTTCGCAGCGCTGATCGGAATGCACACCCGTGACGAGACCAACGACCGCTGGGCCGAATCACATCGCCTTGCAGGGCATTTCATCGACGTCATGCGCGGCCTGCCGACGCTGGTCAACTACCAGCGGGCCGACGCCCAGGTCGGCGTCGTGGCGGACGTTGGCGACCGGCACCGGCGCGCAACCGTCCGCACGCTGCGTACCGCGTTCCTCAGCTCCGCCGCGCTGGAGCTGCTCGCGACCATCTCGGTCGCGATCGTGGCGGTCTTCGTCGGTCTACGACTGACCTACGGCACGATCTCGCTCACCGTAGCGCTGACCGCGATCCTGCTTGCGCCAGAGGCGTACTGGCCGATCCGGCGAGTCGGTCAGGAGTTCCACTCCGCCGCCGACGGCGTCGAAGCCATCGACAACCTGCTGGATGAGTCGGCATCGATGCCGACTTCCGACGCGTCCATGACCGCCTGCTGCGCTGTGATCGACCTCAGCTATACCTACCCCGGCACTGCCTCATCGGTACTGCGCAACGTCACCTTCGCGCTGCCCACCCGTGGCATCACCGCGATCACCGGTCCGTCCGGATGTGGCAAGACCACCCTGTTGGAGTTGCTGGCCGGGCAGCGCACGCCGACTGCAGGAGACGTGTCCGTACCTTCGTCACATCTAGTCACTCAACGTCCTTTTGTCACACCTGGATCATTGCGCGAAAACCTCGGCACGGCAGCTCTGCCCGACGGCATCGATTGGCTACCGCAACCGCTGCACGACCTGCCCGACGGCCTTGACACCCGCCTCGGCGACGACGGCTACGGTCTGTCCGCCGGCCAGCGCGCTCTCCTCGCGCTGACCCGAGCGCAACTGTCCGACGCGCCGCTGACTTTGCTCGACGAGCCCACTGCGCACCTCGACGCCGACTCGGCACGCAACGTATACGCGATGATCCGCGAGTTGGGCGCAGACCGCGCCGTCGTGTTGGTCACTCACGACCCCGACTTGATGGCGATCGCCGACCAGCGCGTCGACCTGCCCCACCACGACGCCGATTTCCCTGCCCATCGAAAGGTAGCGGAACCGTCGAAAGTGAGCGTTATATCCACGCCGCTCACCGATATGCCTACCTCTCGATGGAAGAAACGCGGGCTGCTTCGGCCTGCTCCCGGCGTGCTGCGCGCGTCGTTCATCGGTGGCCTCGCCGCCACGTGCGGTGTTGCGCTGACCGCGACCTCCGGCTGGTTGATCGTGCAGGCCAGCACCCGCCCGGTCGTTCTCACCCTGCTGACCTCGATCGTGGCCGTACGCGCGTTCGGCATCGGACGGCCGATCTTCCGGTATGTCGAGCGAATCCGCTCGCATGATGCCGCGCTGCACATGCTCGCCCGGCGTCGCACCGACCTGTTCGCCACCCTCATCCCGCTCACTCCGGCACGCCTGGGCCGACGTCGCCGCGCTGACCTGCTCGGCGCCGTCGTACGCGATATCGACGACGAGGTCGACGTCCAGGTGCGCGCCATCGTGCCGCTGCTCGCCGCCACCATGACGTGCGCGATCGCCACCATCGCGGCAGCTGTGCTCTATCCACCGGCCGCGCTGATCGTCCTCGCGATCGCCACGATCGCCGGCCTGATCGGCGCGCTCGACTGGGCGCTGGAGCGCTCCGGCCAGCATGAGAGCCTGCACGCCCGCGCCACCGTGGCCTACGGTGCCACGTCCATCAGCCTGAACAACTCCGGGCTGCAGGCAATCCGGGGCGGGGATGCCGAGCTGAGGCGCCTCGACATCGCACATCTCGCGTTGGAACGCGCGGTACGACACCAGGCACGCGGGCGCGCCGCCGGGCTGGCCTTGAGCTTCCTGCTCACTGCCGCCGCCGCGATCGGCATGGCGGTACTGCTGCGTGCACCGCTCGCCGATGGTGACATCGCTGCACCCTTCGCGGCCCTGCTGGTGCTCGGACCGATCGCGCTGACCGACATCCTCGGATCGATCCCCGACGCGGTCGGGGCGCTGGCTCGGGGCCAGGCCGCCCGCCGGCGCCTCGACGTGATCACGGGACAGACACCCGCCGTGCACGACAACGGCCGCCAGATAGTCATCAGCACCCCGGCCGCCCTGGAGCTCTCCGGGATCACCGCATCGTGGACCGACGGGCCTCCCCAGATCAACGGCGTCGACCTGCGTGTCGAGCCTGGCGAACATCTCGCGATCACCGGCCCCAACGGCGTCGGCAAGTCGACCGTGCTGGCCGTACTGGCCCGCCACCTCGACCCGTCCGACGGGCGGTATGAGGTGGGGGGTCGCGACGCGCTCGGCTACTCCCCGGAGGCCGTACGCCGACACATCGCCGTAGTGGATGACGAACCGCACCTCTTCGCGGGGTCAGTGCGCGCCAACCTGCTGCTCGCACAACCCGACGCGACCGATACCCAGGTCGCGACCGCGCTGGTGGATGCCGGGCTCGGTCGGTGGCTGGCCGGCCTACCGGACGGGCTCGACACATCGCTCGGGTCGGACGCGCGCGGAGTATCGGGCGGTGAGCGCACCCGCATCGCGATAGCCCGTGCAGTGCTCGCCGAGCGCAGAGTCATACTTCTGGACGAACCCGTGGCTCACCTCGATCACCCGACCGCCGCAGCCGTCATGCGCGATCTGCACGCTGCGACGCGTGATGCGGCCGTGATTGTGGTCAGCCATCAGCAGATCGGCACTCAGGGATGCGACCGGGTGATCGAGCTGCAACAGATCACGACGGAGAGGGATGAATCGAATGCCTGCGAACGGCCGAGCCGAGCTCGGTGA
- a CDS encoding BlaI/MecI/CopY family transcriptional regulator: MPANGRAELGELESAVMACLWAAPSDAPVSVRDVHESLLAERGSAYTTIMTVLDRLTKKGLASRVLDGRAWRYAATSTREELTARALHQTLSPLDGGERQATFAHFLDDASATDLTALRAALAELEAKEG, encoded by the coding sequence ATGCCTGCGAACGGCCGAGCCGAGCTCGGTGAGCTGGAGAGTGCCGTCATGGCGTGCCTCTGGGCAGCGCCGTCCGACGCGCCGGTCTCCGTGCGCGATGTACACGAATCGCTCCTCGCCGAGCGCGGATCCGCGTACACCACCATCATGACGGTGCTCGACCGCCTGACCAAGAAAGGGCTCGCGAGCCGGGTGCTCGACGGGCGCGCCTGGCGGTACGCCGCGACGTCCACCCGCGAAGAGCTCACCGCCCGCGCGTTGCACCAGACGCTGTCGCCGCTGGATGGCGGCGAGCGCCAGGCCACGTTCGCGCATTTCCTGGACGACGCCTCGGCCACCGACCTCACCGCGCTACGCGCCGCCCTGGCGGAGTTGGAAGCCAAGGAGGGCTGA
- a CDS encoding alpha/beta hydrolase — MIGRNYIAAASGGVVSAAAAGATVGLRRWRAASGRRLEAGSQLLELACGIVEVCDSGPLQTRVRAEETPVVLVVHGTPGGYDQARVMAAGLQLQAYRVVSVSRPGYLRTPLTSGPTPEAQADLYAQVLDAIGAAEAIIVAVSGGGPVGIQFALRHPARCARLVLLEALVATFTEREMYAALRPTERVGKWFGEKMSQHDGVIAAYLLVAPATDATRAVISSSARFDLRQAGYEVDMALFEDVPDYPFEQISAPTLVIHGTADTDVPFEQAQLVARRVPGARLVPVEGADHLTLWRHRVVGEEVRAFVAPADIFSD; from the coding sequence ATGATCGGGCGCAACTACATTGCGGCGGCCAGTGGCGGGGTTGTTTCTGCTGCAGCGGCTGGTGCAACGGTGGGACTGCGCCGTTGGCGGGCGGCCAGCGGTCGGCGACTCGAAGCAGGTTCGCAGCTGTTGGAGTTGGCCTGCGGGATTGTCGAAGTGTGTGACTCCGGTCCGCTACAGACCCGGGTACGCGCCGAGGAGACACCCGTCGTGCTCGTTGTGCATGGCACGCCCGGCGGTTACGACCAGGCACGGGTGATGGCTGCAGGGTTGCAGTTGCAGGCCTACCGAGTCGTGTCGGTGTCGAGGCCGGGTTACCTACGCACGCCGCTGACCTCGGGTCCGACGCCGGAGGCGCAGGCCGATCTGTACGCGCAGGTGTTGGATGCGATCGGCGCCGCAGAGGCGATCATCGTGGCCGTGTCCGGCGGCGGGCCGGTCGGGATCCAGTTCGCGTTACGGCATCCGGCTCGGTGCGCCCGGTTGGTCCTGCTGGAAGCGTTGGTGGCGACCTTCACCGAGCGGGAGATGTACGCCGCGCTGCGGCCCACCGAGCGGGTCGGCAAGTGGTTCGGAGAGAAGATGTCGCAGCACGACGGCGTCATCGCCGCCTACCTTTTGGTGGCGCCTGCTACCGATGCGACCCGTGCCGTGATCTCCTCCTCGGCTCGGTTCGACCTGCGGCAAGCTGGTTACGAGGTCGATATGGCACTTTTCGAAGACGTCCCGGACTACCCGTTCGAGCAGATCAGCGCGCCGACGTTGGTCATCCATGGGACCGCGGACACCGACGTACCGTTCGAGCAGGCCCAGCTGGTCGCTCGTCGTGTCCCTGGTGCCCGGCTGGTGCCGGTGGAGGGCGCGGATCACCTGACCCTGTGGCGGCACCGGGTGGTCGGCGAAGAAGTAAGGGCCTTCGTAGCCCCCGCCGACATCTTCAGCGACTAG
- a CDS encoding M56 family metallopeptidase: MYLFGLIALAIAFAWPAPRLLPRWVALRAVPGPALWLWQCISLGAVIACLALAPLAILTFIGRPRGLPSPADHVVLAVLAAFISGLLIVRLLTRAHIVGRRLRRVRREHRELVDLLGDAGQLDGDVRVLDHPTATAYCVPGLSHRVVLTSGTVAALAPHELQAVLAHEVTHLRQRHDLVLEFFTVWHTAVPSRLRSDRALETVTLLIELLADRTAAREVGRVPVARALVALARAEHPSGTLGHAEFAQIRLQELTAAHGRPLLAGLAGSLGVAALMAPLVLAAMTVWK; encoded by the coding sequence GTGTACCTGTTCGGCCTGATTGCGCTGGCGATCGCCTTTGCCTGGCCTGCGCCACGGCTGTTGCCGCGGTGGGTCGCACTGCGCGCGGTGCCCGGACCGGCGCTCTGGTTGTGGCAGTGCATCTCACTCGGCGCGGTGATCGCCTGCCTGGCGCTGGCTCCGCTGGCGATCCTGACCTTCATCGGCAGGCCGAGGGGTCTGCCGTCACCTGCTGACCACGTCGTGCTCGCGGTACTCGCCGCATTCATCTCGGGACTGCTCATCGTGCGGCTGCTCACCCGGGCGCACATCGTGGGGCGCAGGTTGCGCAGGGTGCGGCGCGAGCACCGCGAACTGGTCGACCTGCTCGGCGACGCCGGGCAACTGGACGGCGACGTGCGGGTGCTCGATCACCCCACCGCGACGGCCTACTGCGTGCCGGGGCTTTCGCACCGGGTGGTGCTGACCAGCGGCACCGTGGCCGCCCTCGCACCGCACGAGCTGCAGGCCGTCCTCGCGCACGAGGTGACGCATCTACGACAGCGCCACGATCTTGTGTTGGAGTTCTTCACGGTATGGCACACCGCCGTGCCCTCCCGGTTACGCAGTGACCGCGCACTGGAGACCGTGACGTTGCTGATCGAGTTGCTGGCCGATCGCACCGCTGCGCGCGAGGTCGGCCGGGTGCCGGTCGCGCGTGCCCTGGTGGCGCTGGCGCGTGCTGAACACCCCAGTGGCACGCTCGGGCACGCAGAGTTCGCACAGATCCGCCTGCAAGAATTGACCGCCGCTCATGGTCGGCCACTGCTCGCCGGTCTGGCCGGGTCGCTAGGAGTGGCCGCACTCATGGCGCCGTTGGTATTGGCGGCGATGACGGTGTGGAAGTGA
- a CDS encoding phenylalanine--tRNA ligase beta subunit-related protein, protein MTQDALEQFLAGAVVDDAVFALRPDYRALLLAVDGVVPGPSDDASEALLLAAETAADEAITDCPIEELPHVAAWRDAYRSFGVKPQRTRHSLEAMLRRVEEGLPRVNRLTDIYNSISVRHQIPIGGEDLQQYDGSPRLVRSAGNEPFDTVVGGMKMIEHPDKGEVIWRDDTGVTCRRWNWRQGRRTALSEDTTSALFILDILKPMSDEAAEAAADELLAELGPDVRSARRIIRVEPVQ, encoded by the coding sequence ATGACGCAGGACGCTTTGGAGCAGTTTCTGGCGGGTGCGGTTGTCGATGACGCCGTGTTTGCGTTGCGACCGGACTATCGGGCGCTGCTGCTCGCGGTGGACGGCGTCGTCCCCGGGCCCAGCGACGACGCGAGCGAGGCGCTGCTCCTGGCGGCCGAGACCGCAGCGGACGAGGCGATCACCGACTGCCCGATCGAAGAGCTGCCGCATGTGGCGGCCTGGCGGGATGCCTACCGCAGCTTCGGCGTGAAGCCGCAGCGCACCCGACACAGCCTCGAAGCAATGCTGCGACGCGTGGAGGAGGGGTTGCCGCGCGTCAACCGCCTGACTGACATCTACAACTCGATCAGCGTGCGCCATCAGATTCCGATCGGTGGGGAGGACCTGCAGCAGTACGACGGGTCGCCGCGACTGGTCCGGTCGGCCGGCAACGAGCCTTTCGACACCGTCGTCGGGGGCATGAAGATGATCGAGCACCCCGACAAAGGTGAAGTGATCTGGCGCGATGACACCGGCGTGACATGCCGCCGCTGGAACTGGCGGCAGGGTCGTCGTACCGCACTGAGTGAGGACACCACGTCCGCACTCTTCATCCTCGACATCTTGAAGCCGATGAGCGACGAGGCGGCTGAGGCTGCTGCGGACGAGTTGCTGGCTGAGCTCGGGCCCGACGTGCGCTCAGCGCGCCGCATCATCCGTGTGGAGCCCGTTCAGTAG
- a CDS encoding MMPL family transporter, with translation MASALYRLGSTAYRKWPYFIIGWLVVLVGFGGLSQVISKPLVDSFSIPGIPSLQAQSLQQKLFPGTGNAENSADVTVVVAAPKGHTLKEAKYTNAVNALIANLEKAPQTGDATLLNPVKASAAQYKQATEGAAKQGTPKAVADRNAKTLLPLSPDSRIGTINFAFKVATVADVKPATQDAVLADLATARKSGLTAEVEGSGMQAAVDPGGSSELIGVAFAALVLIITFGSLVAAGMPIVSAFVGVAMGTIGVQLATAFFTIGTTTPILATMIGLAVGIDYTLFILSRYRAELRNTDDRAHAMGLAVGKAGTAVTFAGLTVIIALVALSVVRIPFLTAMGLAAAGTVFFAVLVALTLLPAILGIFKSKAFGGAIRKREDKEDADGRSVNNGTRWAGLVGRKPAIVVALVVVVLGVIAVPAAGLHLALPSDSTAAKSTTQRKAADLQAQAFGPGRAAPLLIVVDGTKINGDAKARTTEYGKVVQWAATKNDVLNAQIIGVNKASTGAQILVTPKSGADDDATVTLLHALRDTQAGIQQQTGTTVGVTGVVAIQTDVSDRLTNALPLYLAVVVVLAFLVLMVVFRSILVPLIATLGFLLSVLATIGATVEVFQKGLFGLVEGAPLVSFMPIILIGIVFGLAMDYQVFLVTRMREAHVHGMSAQEAIVDGFRYGGRVVAAAATIMISVFAAFILQGAAFIQSIGFALAIAVFFDAFIVRMTLVPALMYLLGEKAWWMPVWLDKILPRVDVEGEKLTGAGAPHSQRQPAHLAEPEDATGGDAPQAQRQPGHLAEPENASA, from the coding sequence ATGGCGAGCGCGCTGTATCGACTGGGTAGCACGGCATACCGGAAGTGGCCGTACTTCATCATCGGCTGGTTGGTGGTGCTGGTCGGTTTCGGTGGACTGTCCCAGGTGATCAGCAAGCCGTTGGTCGACTCCTTCTCGATCCCGGGCATCCCGTCGCTGCAGGCGCAGTCGTTGCAGCAGAAGCTCTTTCCTGGCACCGGCAACGCCGAGAACTCTGCGGATGTCACGGTCGTGGTTGCGGCGCCGAAGGGGCACACCCTCAAAGAGGCGAAGTACACGAACGCGGTCAACGCGCTCATCGCGAATTTGGAGAAGGCCCCACAGACGGGTGACGCCACGCTGCTCAACCCGGTCAAGGCGTCGGCTGCGCAGTACAAGCAGGCCACCGAAGGTGCCGCCAAACAGGGCACCCCGAAGGCCGTCGCGGACCGTAACGCCAAGACACTGCTGCCGTTGTCACCGGATTCGCGGATCGGCACCATCAACTTCGCGTTCAAGGTTGCGACCGTAGCGGACGTCAAACCGGCCACTCAGGACGCAGTGCTCGCCGACCTCGCCACGGCCCGCAAGAGCGGGTTGACCGCCGAGGTCGAAGGCTCCGGCATGCAGGCCGCCGTCGATCCCGGTGGCAGCAGTGAGTTGATCGGCGTGGCGTTCGCCGCCCTGGTGCTGATCATCACCTTCGGCTCGCTCGTCGCGGCCGGCATGCCGATCGTGTCGGCGTTCGTCGGTGTTGCGATGGGCACCATCGGTGTGCAGTTGGCGACCGCCTTCTTCACGATCGGCACGACGACACCGATCCTCGCGACGATGATCGGTCTCGCGGTCGGCATCGACTACACGCTGTTCATCCTGTCCCGCTATCGCGCCGAGCTGCGGAATACCGACGATCGAGCGCATGCAATGGGGTTGGCCGTCGGCAAGGCCGGCACCGCGGTGACGTTTGCCGGGCTGACCGTGATCATCGCCCTGGTCGCACTGTCGGTGGTACGCATCCCGTTCCTGACCGCAATGGGTCTGGCCGCCGCCGGAACCGTGTTCTTCGCTGTACTGGTCGCCCTCACGCTGCTGCCCGCGATCCTCGGCATCTTCAAGTCCAAGGCGTTCGGCGGTGCCATCCGCAAGCGTGAGGACAAGGAAGACGCCGACGGTCGCTCGGTCAACAACGGCACCCGATGGGCCGGTCTCGTCGGTCGCAAGCCGGCGATCGTTGTCGCCCTGGTCGTCGTCGTGTTGGGCGTGATCGCCGTGCCGGCAGCCGGCCTGCACCTGGCGCTGCCCAGCGACTCCACCGCTGCCAAGTCGACCACCCAGCGCAAGGCTGCGGACCTGCAGGCACAGGCGTTCGGCCCCGGCCGCGCGGCTCCGTTGCTGATCGTGGTGGACGGCACCAAGATCAACGGCGACGCGAAGGCGCGCACGACCGAATACGGCAAGGTCGTGCAGTGGGCAGCCACCAAGAACGATGTGCTCAACGCCCAGATCATCGGCGTGAACAAGGCCAGCACCGGTGCTCAGATTCTGGTGACACCCAAATCCGGCGCCGACGATGACGCGACGGTGACACTGCTGCACGCGCTGCGTGACACGCAGGCCGGCATCCAGCAGCAGACCGGGACGACGGTCGGTGTGACAGGTGTGGTGGCCATCCAGACCGATGTGTCCGACCGACTGACCAACGCGCTGCCGCTCTACCTGGCGGTTGTCGTGGTGCTCGCGTTCCTGGTGCTGATGGTCGTCTTCCGGTCGATTCTGGTGCCGCTGATCGCGACGCTCGGATTCCTGCTGTCGGTGCTCGCCACGATCGGCGCGACCGTCGAGGTCTTCCAGAAAGGTCTCTTCGGGCTTGTCGAGGGAGCCCCGCTGGTCAGCTTCATGCCGATCATCCTGATCGGGATCGTCTTCGGGCTGGCAATGGACTATCAGGTCTTCCTGGTCACCCGCATGCGTGAAGCGCACGTGCACGGGATGTCCGCGCAGGAGGCCATCGTCGACGGATTCCGTTACGGCGGTCGTGTCGTCGCGGCTGCTGCGACGATCATGATCTCGGTCTTTGCGGCGTTCATCCTGCAAGGCGCGGCGTTCATCCAGTCGATCGGGTTCGCGCTCGCAATCGCGGTCTTCTTCGACGCGTTCATTGTGCGTATGACGCTCGTACCGGCCCTGATGTATCTGCTCGGCGAGAAGGCCTGGTGGATGCCGGTGTGGCTGGACAAGATCCTGCCGAGGGTCGACGTGGAGGGTGAGAAGCTCACCGGAGCGGGCGCACCGCACTCCCAGCGTCAGCCTGCGCATCTGGCGGAGCCGGAGGACGCCACCGGAGGGGACGCACCGCAGGCCCAGCGTCAGCCCGGGCATCTGGCGGAGCCGGAGAACGCCTCCGCCTGA
- a CDS encoding DUF4282 domain-containing protein, translating to MSHPSNGDESGNQSGGFNRPNSLGQGWEQDQQQDADQQVDAPFDNESNVQGDEQNGAYGNGQSGQPDDFQSAGHGYTDGASANPQFSQPQFSQPESAQPQSSEPQSSQAGGSQQSGSQQSGYSGSYEPVAPYSRPDQQEPAGYGQPAGHSEAPEHVAQGGPDDRQQQSQQGWAQPQQQSGGYAAPQGSFGQQGTQGQQGTQNSFGQQAQAQVGQVVSGAGDGVGALISDFAFKKSLTEKLASLVFLVTVVWAVLHFLANLVFNFGSRGDGQYSVSNMGTGSALVNTLADLAWLILVVGVARILLELAVNVARIAGREKK from the coding sequence ATGTCACATCCAAGCAACGGCGACGAGTCCGGAAACCAGTCCGGCGGTTTCAACCGCCCCAACAGCCTCGGCCAGGGCTGGGAGCAGGACCAGCAGCAGGACGCCGACCAGCAGGTCGACGCGCCCTTCGACAACGAGTCCAACGTCCAAGGCGACGAGCAGAACGGTGCGTACGGAAACGGCCAGAGCGGTCAGCCGGACGACTTCCAGTCCGCAGGGCACGGGTACACCGATGGGGCGAGCGCAAACCCTCAGTTCTCCCAGCCGCAGTTCTCCCAGCCTGAATCCGCGCAGCCGCAATCCTCCGAGCCGCAGTCTTCGCAGGCCGGCGGATCACAGCAGTCAGGCTCCCAGCAGTCGGGCTACTCAGGTAGCTACGAGCCGGTGGCGCCCTACAGCCGCCCGGATCAGCAGGAGCCGGCCGGTTACGGACAGCCAGCCGGACACAGCGAAGCTCCCGAACACGTCGCGCAGGGCGGGCCGGACGATCGCCAGCAGCAGAGTCAGCAGGGCTGGGCTCAACCGCAGCAGCAGTCCGGCGGATATGCCGCCCCGCAGGGCAGCTTTGGACAACAGGGCACCCAGGGCCAACAGGGCACTCAGAACTCCTTCGGTCAGCAGGCGCAGGCTCAGGTCGGCCAGGTCGTCAGCGGCGCGGGCGACGGTGTCGGGGCACTCATCAGCGACTTCGCATTCAAGAAGTCGCTGACCGAGAAGCTCGCGTCCCTGGTCTTTCTGGTGACGGTTGTGTGGGCAGTGCTGCACTTCCTGGCCAACCTGGTCTTCAACTTCGGCAGCCGGGGCGACGGCCAGTACTCGGTCAGCAACATGGGCACCGGTTCGGCGCTGGTCAACACGCTGGCGGACCTGGCGTGGCTGATCCTGGTCGTGGGAGTCGCGCGGATTCTGCTGGAACTCGCGGTCAACGTCGCCAGGATCGCCGGGCGCGAGAAGAAGTAG
- a CDS encoding 8-amino-7-oxononanoate synthase, translating to MSAFEQYLREAAAARDAAGLTRRVVVRGVTQAIDLAGNDYLGLRRDPAVVDGAVAALEYFGSGASASRLVTGTWPIHEDLEAALADHLQTDSALVFSTGYQANLAVMTALADADTLIVSDEHNHASLIDGMRMSRAARIVVAHNDVAAYERALAQRTQTRALIVTESIFSVLGDTSPIAALSQLATRYDALLVVDEAHALGVVGDRGEGLVSALGLAAEPHIVITLSLAKSLASQGGAVLSSELIRTHLINTARSFVYDTGLSPASAGAALGALDVLIERPSLAKEVRTIAAELAAACGVPTPDAAVMSVRMAGSREALAAVDVCAAHGVRIGCFRPPSTPDGSSRLRLTAHAGLSTRDLQHCAEVLQRVAR from the coding sequence ATGAGTGCGTTCGAGCAGTATCTACGCGAGGCAGCAGCGGCGCGGGACGCCGCGGGGCTGACCCGTCGAGTGGTCGTCCGGGGGGTGACACAGGCTATTGATCTCGCCGGAAACGACTATCTGGGACTGCGGCGTGATCCTGCCGTCGTCGATGGAGCCGTCGCCGCGCTGGAGTACTTCGGCTCCGGCGCCAGTGCGTCACGCCTGGTCACCGGCACGTGGCCGATCCATGAGGATCTCGAAGCCGCGCTGGCCGACCACCTGCAGACAGATTCGGCGCTGGTCTTCTCCACCGGGTACCAGGCCAATCTGGCCGTGATGACAGCCCTGGCCGACGCCGACACACTGATCGTCTCCGATGAGCACAATCACGCCTCGCTCATCGACGGTATGCGGATGTCCCGGGCAGCACGCATCGTCGTCGCGCACAACGACGTCGCGGCGTACGAACGGGCTCTCGCGCAACGCACGCAGACACGGGCCCTGATCGTGACCGAGTCGATCTTCTCCGTCCTCGGGGACACCTCACCGATCGCAGCGTTGTCGCAGCTCGCCACCCGGTACGACGCCCTGCTGGTAGTTGACGAAGCGCACGCCCTCGGCGTCGTCGGGGACCGCGGCGAAGGTCTGGTGTCCGCACTCGGACTCGCCGCCGAGCCGCACATCGTCATCACCCTCAGCCTCGCCAAATCCCTTGCCTCACAAGGTGGTGCGGTGCTCAGCTCGGAGTTGATCCGCACTCACCTCATCAACACGGCGCGCTCGTTCGTCTACGACACCGGACTGTCACCAGCCTCCGCGGGCGCCGCGCTGGGCGCCCTCGATGTGCTGATCGAACGGCCGTCGCTGGCCAAGGAGGTTCGCACCATTGCCGCCGAGCTGGCTGCTGCCTGCGGCGTTCCGACCCCTGATGCCGCGGTCATGTCGGTGCGGATGGCCGGGTCTCGCGAGGCGCTGGCCGCAGTCGATGTGTGCGCGGCCCACGGTGTGCGGATCGGTTGCTTCCGACCGCCATCGACGCCGGACGGCAGTTCCCGGCTACGACTGACTGCGCATGCCGGTCTGTCGACGCGAGATCTGCAGCACTGCGCCGAAGTACTGCAGCGAGTGGCTCGTTGA